The nucleotide sequence AATTATTCATATAGGGCAAGAACAATGCGTCCTAGATAAACTAAAATAACATTTATGCGGACATGGAAATCACGTACAGCTCCTTACTGATATAACAGTTATGTGGACATGAAAGTCGCctacagctccgtactgaacagtgcaCTACAATCTGGAGATCATCATAGTGACGTCATTTACTGACCTGAGTGCTCTTAAAGGTCGTTGcattgtttacaaatttctAAATTTGTATCAATTGAAGTATCAATGGAGGAGACGAAAAtcaatgttttaattcccttttctAATAACTTCCAGGTGTgctatttgaaaatgtaaaaaatgtacATTGCCCAGTAAAATGTTAAATACACTTTGTGTAAATTATAGGGTTTTTCTGTCATTATTGGTCAAAACTTGCTCCTCCACAGTAAGCCAGCGAATCTCACACAATAAGAGACAGTACTTGAATAAGTGATTCTAGAATTAAAGGCATAAGCTGGCTGTAAATAGACTGATTACGTATACAGAGATTTACCACTACAAGTTTACCTAAGTAATAAGAATCAGTCAAAATGTCAtacataatttaattttttaacacCCCTTATTATGATGAAGATTAGCTAACTCGCTTCTGCTTTTTGacttaatctttttttttcaattttgatgATGCTTCCGAGAAGACGAAagccaaatttgaaaaagataaaaaagtaaGAAAGTTTCTTAGTCATTTTAATGCCAGTAATGATAAATATTAGCATGGTATAACATTAGCTATTACTATGTTTATGTAAGTAATATCCGATGTGAACGAACTTACAAATGAACAATAAAAGATATATTGAAAGGCACATAATGTGGTTAACTGGTCGTGCCAATTATGTATAATATTTAAGCAGGTcctgatgatgataatgatgatgatgatgatgatgatgatgatgatgatgatgatgatgatgatgatgatgatgatgatgatgatgatgatgatgatgatgatgatgatgatgatgatgatgatgatgaagacgatgacgatgacgacgacgacgatgaagacgacgacgacgatgacgacgacgacgacgacgaccatgatcatgatcatgaccATTATCATGACCATGATCATGaccatgatgatcatgatgatcatgatgatcatgatgatcatgatgatcatgatgatcatgatgatcatgatgatcatgatgattatgatgatcatggagatcattattatcataatgataatcataatgatcatcatgatgatcattATGACCATGATGATGCTGCTGATGATCATgttgatcatgatgatgatcataacGATGATAGTAATCATGATGTTTTTGAATAACTGATTATCATACTTGCATTGCATCTTTTGATGATATCCTGATCTATGTTAtaagaaatgtttaatgttttccTCAGGGTTCGAATGATCGCTATGTATGAATCTTgataaacaatacaaaaaatatatactagatTGCCCTTAGTTTAGTTGAACGTACAGCGTTCATTGGGGAAGTTGTCTGTAAAATGTAAAACTATAACTTTTGTTATCTATCGACAGTTTCAGATTCTGTTGACATTGAAGCATGATAATGTAGTGTCTTACTCAGACTTCTTCCCAGACGGTGAGCTTTTATCGACATAACTAGCATTATGTTCATTGGAAACATTATCATAAAACAAAAGCTATCTCTGAATGTATCTATTTATTAGTCAATTATCTCTTAATTAGCCTCTACATTCTACATTCATCGATTTTCTTAAATGTAAGGATCTGGAAAACTGACGCTGACATGCAAAGTAAATCAGGAGATTAACACATGTCACTCTGCTCAGGTCTAGATCAATATATAAAATGTGAATTAAGTGTTATATAACAACAAACCTTCCCAAGAGTTTTAGCATCGTCAGTCTGTATACCAGTAATATTACATGGTTTCTGTTCAAGAGTAGTTGATGTTGTGAAAATCAGCACCACGAAAACAATCAACGTTTGAAGTCATACAATCACCAAACTTACTTATTTCAACAAATATAGTAAAACTTCAACTTTAAACGTATCATAAGTATGATTTGTCAATGTAATTATTTTGTCTGTCTATTGTAGTTTCGGCAAAGCTGTACATTGTGATGGAATACTGCGAACTTGGTATGTTTATCTTCTTTTAAATTATCGGTGTTACAAATAACTGTTTAGTGTTACTAGACGGAAAATATTGTCAATAACATTGTGAATCCAAATCCCTTTTTATGTGAATATGGatcaaatataacaaacaatgaTCAAGATAAAGATCTTTAATTAAGACCTTATTATTTTTACTGAAGTCTCTAATAGGTGGAAATCATCAATACATATACATCATATAGGCATGTTTAGTTCTGCTTTTCTTACTACTATTAAGAATTCACTTTGCAGTTTGATAGTGGTGGTGTTTTGGTACACGCGCATATAAGCCTGTGAACATGTGAAATCTGTGACATCTTAGAAAAATCACAACCAATATCGTGAATATCTAGAGATAATCTCTCtatgatgttttctcaaattcGACATGATAATCTACTCTGCTGCTTTTGATatgatttaatatttattaattattacagGAGATCTTACGAAGGTTCTAACTTCTGGAGACCCGAGGGTTCCCATTGAAAAATTCACCGCAGGTGTAATGAGACAGTTATGCTACGGCATAGAGTACATACACGGAAAGAACTTGGTACACGGTAACATTAAACCCGAGGTGAGTTGACATCTGACTGATGACAAGAAGTTAGTCTGGTCTGGTAACCTATGTTAATTCTATCATGCAGTACACCGTGTTAATGGTGAACTTTTATCATAGCCGCATTGCATAATTTTATTATTGGAAGACACATTTTTAAAGTAGAACAAAAATGACAGATAAAAAGCCTCCAATTTTTTCACAGTGTAGTTTACATTTACTTAACAACTTGTTTTTGGGCGGATTAAAACATTCCTTTGATTCACTAGAAGAGTCATACATAAACTCTCCTTGCTTCGTATTTCAATAAATGTATAAGCAAGGTCAAATAGAGCGTGTAAGAAATCAAGCATTTGAGCACGTACAAGTAGTCAGTCTTGCACTAACAAATTTGGTTTTCACTAGAATGAGAAATCCAGCATttgagtaggcctacatacgaGTGGTCAGTCTTGCGCATATTTCTCACTAGGATGTAGCCATATCACGTTTGTTTACATGCTAGCCTCGTGGTTTCGGCTCAGTATCAATCTTGCTAGCATAGCAGCGGTGCGCTTGTGGCAATGTGTGTGCAACAACATAAGTTATACACTACTGACACGATATTTTGCACTCGAGCttacatatatttgaaaaacCGTTGGCAAGTCTCAAACAGTGATTTTAATCTCGTATCTCAAATTCGACGTTTACGTTTAATTTCAAAAGTCGATGGGAGGTTATTTTCCCTTTAGCTACATTTGACTTTATCTCAGCACAGTTAACGGAGATCAGTGGATTTTATTATCAGAAAGACGTCTCAGGAAGATGTGGATCACATTGTCGTTATAACGGTTCCCGCGAAAAgctcatttttggtttcgatgataatcgtaacctgtgcattcatgatggcgtatgcgcatgggcgggattacgggggaggggtggggacaagagggggcatttgcccccactttttcccagaccttagttcacttttttgtcgtttttgcagacaaatgtgcacaaccctaattgaaattattcccccacaacagctctatcaaagTGTCATTcaaacaatatgcaatggcaatgccgatgtaattactttactgctcgaaatcctggaatgatgcatgcaaatcgaataatgtaaattacaaattggcactaacacagtaacacattAAATCCATGGTTACAGTATACAGCACTCGGCAGTTTCGGTAGGGCCGATAAACTAATGTGTGGCTTTGAGTTCCGTTTTCGGATCTATTCTCGATGATGAATGAAACACTTACGTTTGGTTTTGCATAAAAGGTAAATTTTTGCACACGATTTCTTTCCTGAAAATCTGACGTATGTTGATTCAACTAGGATTTTGGAactaaatagtgacgtataagcttcaaTTGTtcatcaccatataagttcttctatccgtcctccctaaatttacacacgttcattaattgtttagatacaatttaaagcctatatgggtgttCATTTGACCGATCTAAGGGTAAAATTTGATCAaaaatttcgacgctccttgccaaccgatgatggcgctccgcttagatagtgacgtataacaaaagttgtacatcaccatctgaccatatgttctactattaatcctcttcaaatttttaaacgataattaactatctagatacaattgcagacatgagatccatatttcaaggatgggacatacagcttagagcactcgggaagtgccgtttccggccatctggagggtttgtaaagccaaaaatgttcttgttcggtacgcgccaactgatggtggcgctccgtttaGATAGTCTTactggcaggtttgccccctcccccactttaaCAACACAAATCCCGCccctgtgtatgtgtgtgggtgagcctgtgtgggtgtgtgtgagtgcgtttgtgacgcccagcttgtaaacacgatatctgaagaagaaaagatcagaccaatttcatagttcatgtgtagaagtaccacatttagtacaaaTAGCATAATGTATTTGATGGAGTTCAAatatcatttggggtcaccaggggtcaaattgtgaaaaccttgtaaacacgttatctcaagaagggaagatTAGACTAACTTCATAGTTAATGTGTAGAAGTAACACATTTatgtacaagaagcctattgctttttgtggagatcaaatgtcatttggggtcaccaggggtcaattCGTGAAACCCTTTTAATCATGttcaccctcactatacattgcATTGAttaatgaagaaaactgctcctgttacatcatcaaagccacaattcatttttgcattctagtttaggaaataatatcataatttttaCAGCATTCCCCGACATAAAATTGACTTTATTTTGCGGATATATAAAAAGTAAACCATTAAGGACATTTATGAAACAAATCGTATATTTTCTGCAATGCTTGAATGTCATTAATGTTTCACTTCAAATAAATGTAACCTTCTAAATGACCGATACAAAGTGTAGTTACAACTTTGTTTCTGCTATCTGCTAACAACTGTCTTGTTTAAAACACAACAAAAAGGTGTGTGTATTGAAGttataatttaattaaatatgttTCTTCAACTTGCTTAAGAACCTCCGTTAATTAGTACTGGACAGCTGATTAGTTCTTTTAATCTCCACGTGATGTTATTGATAGGACTATTAATCACAGCATACTAAGGGCACCCTTCTCAACAGGTTCGTGTAAAATCATCTAACAACAACGCGACAGTGCATACAAGTTATCAGATGGTTTGCTAATTATACTGAAGTCAAAGCcaattaaatacatttaaacATAATGAGTCCAGTTGCATTTATTGTTTACATAATCACGTTTGCATATAGTTGattatcaaaatgaaaaatgttggaATGAGATTTTCCATTTCATGGAGTGTCTAATTGTTTCCTTTTGTGTCCCTTcagaatattttcataaaagGAGATGGAGTCATTAAGATTGGAGATATCAGGCTGTAAGTCTTTCTATAAATTAATCTCTCTTCAACCAAAGCAAGAATCCTATATAAATGTTTGCAATCATGATACTTGTTCAAGCAATTACTAATTTTACAGATGATTCAAATATTAACTGAAATAGCAATTTACTTTCTTCCCGTTTTTCTGGCAGAAGCGGAATGTTAGGACATGGTAAACCTGGTTACATATCACCCGAGTGCGCGGAAGGTCACCGCAATACCTCCTCAAGGTAAACCCTTTTTAAATCTCTGATTTAAGCAGCTTGCTATTAACTATATTTATGTTGTGAGGTATCAAAAATGACACAGGGGTATTCCCTATTCGATCTTATAAATCTGTAAATACACTGGACAATTAAAATCAGTAAACCTGTTTCCGATTTAATCACTGACGATGTAAGTCTTCACTTTCTATTTTCACATCGGTCATATGATTTTGAGTTCAGCTGGAAGGAGTAATGGAGAAATAAATAGCTATGTTAATCTTTTGCCATGAGACAAAACCTTCTTAACAAATTGTCCGAGATTTAGCCTCTAGGCCACCGCAGTATGCTTATTCATTCAGAATAAGCTCAGTTGGATGCATTTGAGTTAAGAAACGTTGATGCTCTAGTTTACAGTACTACACTTTATTAGGTGCTACTATCGCTAGGGGGTCAGTGTCATGTATCATATTCTGCTATGaacaatattttatgatttttataaatgaatttaCCAAAAAGAAAGGTTGCGTGACATGAAAACCATACGTGCAATCAAGACATATGGTATAAGCCTACCTGTCTTCATCTTGCATATTGGTTGTCCCCCCCccgcaacaacaacaacaacaacaaatgacaTACTGATCATAATAACATTGTTCAATTCTTCTTACTAACAGTGATATGTGGGCAGTCGGTCGAGTGTTGTTCGATTTATGTACTCTTGGAACTGTAGTAAGTCAATTCCTTTGATTTGTTTTCAACTTAAGCCACATATGTTGAACAGGGAGAATGCTAATACATGTTTTGTCATTTAGTCAATAATTGAGCGAAGATAAAACTCAGTTCTTTGATTATACGGTAGGACCAGACAGAAATTGTTCATCACCTCTTAAATACTGTGGGTAACTGAGAATTTGACTTCAATATAGTTGTACGAAAAAGTCAAATACTTTATTTTCCTAAAGAGGCGTATGTGGTAACCACTTTTGTTGCAACAACCATTGTTGTCACACCAACCACTTTTGTCACAAACATCGTCAACTTTTGTTAAAAAGGAGGGTACTAGTTTTGTCCCAACGGTCGCCTATTTCAGTCACAGTCTTATAGGTCACCACTTTTGTCAAAGACATCGCCCATTTGGTCAGAAACCATAAGGTTTGATAAGCCTTTTAGGTAACCTCTTACCTTCCACCTGGTATTTGTAATCACGATAACTTGATAAAAAAACATCACGTGAGCTTTATACTTGGTAGGAAGATTAACCATAGTAGGTACATTATCCATATTGTTTtcggtggaggtcaaaggtcatctgaggtcaataGAAGTCAAATGTTATTGCCTCGTACACACTAGAACTTGGTAAGGCAAACGTTAAGTATTTGTGTGCACAGTAGTTACTATATGATCACCCTCATTTTTactggatgtcaaaggtcatctgagatCAATAGACATCAAACACCGACAATGTTGTCATTACTATAGGCTGATAAGGCAACTTTAATTGAGCTCATACTTGAGTACGTGTGTTCACCGGTTACTGTAATTCCCACATTGTTTTGtggttgaggtcaatggtcatgtCAGGTCTATGTATGTCATAAAAGAAGAAGTCGGATGAGGCACATGTTTCCATTCTAACGCATTGGCTTTTTTGTTTAAAagcacactctcagctaggaaagtttaagagggcgggccaatttcataTGTTTCGATGGTTCACCGTTAATAACGTGACAcggtatttgtaatatactgccagtgtacagtgtaccctgtatgtaaatatacgtaatatatagcacagtttcatgcagtggTAGCATAACACACGTAACGTGTATATTGCGGCCGCGTCGCCGCGCTGTTGAGGTGGAAGGCACAGGTTGCATTATTGTGGGTCCCGATGCCAAAGCAGTGAGCGACAAAAcggacatgaaatgaaaagtgtactTGAGCTGGTGCTACGTAAGTGGATTGGGTCTCCAAAAACGATCTACTGGAACAGAGATCGGGgatcgacaaaatgaccaatgctaccttcgcggagcatttactggcatggcagatcatacgagaaggtagtcagcaaattatgctaacgactaacgttctatatttactatttaggctACTGCATACTGTTTTCCGGCCGAAGTGTTTGGTCTGACGTAGGcttcatttttatattgttcaatagatcatgctagctaggcctactactacgagtactacaaactaaggcaactaatACACCGAGAGACATAGGCTAGTACAGTCGTAGTATAGTCAGTGTTGCGAAgtttggaacactgcgaagttcggacacccctaagaaatacgcGATTTCACGATGagacaacctacagcaagagcaaattgcacgaaaaactacgaagctacagttattttctctccaaaatgacccaaccATTTCAAGTATAGTTTCAGGTGAATTATACCatgagatatagttttggggtgttttaaggcttaggtgtcagtgcaggctgctgtacaaactgtagcctagcctaggccgaacatttcatgaagtgttatttatgcttttctacttATATTCGCCTACTAAGCATGATCAGGATGGAAGTGTGTGGTatcatgtgtttggtttatgattCGGTAGCTTTGCAAATAGGAATAGGACTTAGCCTACATTAGTGTAATATGGATTTGGTAGGGAGATCTCcccacaagaaaattaaactcaaaagaaatgcaacttctcatgagcggagcaatagcaaaagtaggactactgtagcctagctccaggcccagatatttataaaattatgcacCATGGAGGGCCTACCTCAATTTGGTGGTTATACCTGTCAAGAGCATTTTTGATAtgggcatatttattttgtaactgtaagtctagtatgcaATGAGATACGTGAGGGACGGGCCTATACGCAATAAAGTAACTGATTTCATGTCCTACTCTACTTTACCAGCACAATTATAGAGTTCCTAGCTACAAATAAATTAGtctgacaacttgaaaatttactgcatatttgcatgcatggtcattCTCAGTTATTGACTACTAATTTGTGTAGccatttcagttttgtcttttctttgtgtCTGAGAATGGGTTCTTAAGAGGTGAAATAACCTCGAATCTGCTGagcaactccaagatgaattaagttactaaggcattgggttcttttacttttttaagtctaatatgcataggctaggatatttactttgcttcacttgtttgtcaatccgcatagccactttagctgtggatgattctccacttgcaaagaaaaaatgtacgcattaatttaaaggccgtggctattctgacgactagtcgtaacaattatttataaactattcttacgacatcggcgaattcatgcgcagtaaagtaaataaagcaactgcgcatgtagtaggggtaaacctaacccctaacctaaccctaacccaacccttaaccggaaaatattgttactcctagtcgtaaaaatagtactcctagtcgtaaaaatagccacgttaaagcaactgtgcatgcgtaaaagggaattattgttacaactagtcgtaagaatagccactttgtaattTAAACTCTTTCTATCCCAAATTAGAGTATGCCTATAATACTCCCAACTTGGTATAGTAACTTAAAAAAACGGTAGCGGCTTTTCCTgtaactgtagtgtaaagtgataactgatataactaagttttccaaattaattcaaaactcaaaagccTTCTCAGAAAGAAGCTACAGTACACTAGCTCTACAGGCTCCTTTGTTGAATTAGTGATGGATAGTAGATATTGTTCacatatttatgcattcataacatgatagtttgctatcatcgttgtttaatcataaaatcaaggacaacataaacaaatcaatgtcaccaataattgttaatgccaccattttatgttcgacaaaatttaccacatttaatttaaaggatacaCCATGCATGGCGCATTGACGCacatattgtagttgtaatAACGCACCAAATATTCGCTTCATCGGACATGACGCACCATTCCGGGGGTCGTTGAGTCTGtcttacaataattgataatttcatcatgatatagaaattaaagacatttgccaaaatataacaacatcataggcttcatagctctacacataatctgatcatgcagttctaaaaaatatacaaaatgaaaatgatactactgatttgtgagagaactagaatggtcacccattatataccatatcatgtttctatagtatcttttaaacacttcattgtttagggcacacctgtagaatattccgtaatttttagtcttggaaataagcaaagcctagctatatttttgaaagcaattatgcatccctgaacatgatgaaatttggtgacatattagtgtatgagcaagcctactgggacattgccattgtaacatcaaatgttatgacatttagtgtatgtaaggtattagtagatgagttataatactgcaggtgtatactactaacatagaaataagaaatataatagaaatgTTTGCACATCACTAGTTTAGGTTTGCACTATATTAGTAAATGGACCATTCTTGAATACTTGCAGAGTTgacactatacatactgtaaatcataaagcagatgtgatgaatttatgctgCCAATAGCAAAGTTCTGTATTAACTAGTAGTGTAATTACTGTTCTgtgtttgcaaaattgatttgaatttttgactatttagtgaagggcaaaatgtggtattcagtaatttatgttggaaGTTATATAGTTCACTATGTCAGGGATTTGCTCACACTGGGCAGCTACTGtacgcccagcagttctgaatgccgccccgcacaaacagtatttaaccTTTTTCGCTCAGcactttttgatgataatttaataagtttaaccataaccaaaatctgggagaatatatggcacagaataggaatatagcaccacctaagcatacttcatgtgcaaaatttgtccatttggggggggggtaccccacccatgaaatccttctcccagggtgtggatcacactaccgctcaatctgcctggcactcaaatattcatgagcacttccctgctatgtgtacagtatgcattctgatatattattaactttgcacatccccgtattatttgtctttttcagttgaaggtgtgtgcccaattaagaaactcgagaggttggtatccaaactgatcaaccagaaaagataacacCAGTTCCTCAACGAAAGGCCATGCCCAAACAGAGGCTGATGCAGCAATGCACTCCAGCAGCTATACCCCAGTGGAGACTGGTAATTTTttgatgtacatactgtaaccattCCATGCTGTAAATAAGTCTACATTTTAACTAGGTCTGCAGTTTACTACTGTAGGACTGTATATGACTAACCAGATTTAGGacattggacacatttattcatttattgtattatgttatattaatgacatagacatgtagtgctaaatatggtgctaatacagccactggaggtctgtaaatgtgagggacccaaaaatgttcaaaccccacaagttaatgataacagtacctgtagtatttttccttatctctgaaaaataaagacatttaccaatcttgtagaatgtgctacctacctgtctgaagcagtttgtgttcaaaaattgcacatttattcttttctctttatgttttctttttatgtttcatgatgatgtgacatcatttgtacatacagtacagtacttgcactgcttaaagatagttactcttaactgcctatactgtagttgtcatccgatcaggttgtcatgtgcatatagtttcatatcagcaaagacattgacatttttggcaaattttgagtgtgaGCTATATTTCTAGTTTAACGTGTTAGGGGCATCATTAAGGGGTCTACTTTCACCcagatttgaacaataatttttagttattacaatgagtgcaagttacaatctcagtgaataaacaaacataacatttatgctggctccaacccagttaccttggctatgagcctgaatgtctcttttgcaattaaaatcaaataaatcatatcttggaaaatcatttgaacagGTATATCTTTGTGACACTTCTGTCTTCACACAATGccataaatatgtcttttttccatttccatttcacattacagatgtacagaACATCTTTTAGAAGAACAGTACAGCACATCATAGCGTTATGGCATGATGGATGTTTTGCAAGCAGATATaagggttggaactggaagtatttgtgttggattgtttcattaaaaaatgtgtgcttctctactttacgtaagatgattgtcatatttcttgttctccagtgaaagctatggatttgcatagtgaacgttgttaacatggatacggacaattttgaaatagctgATGTCAAAGCAGTTCCTCAGCTTATTTAGATACCATACATCAAGGACACAAGAGTGGACAATGGGAGTAACAAGTATCCAGAATGTAGATATCACAAGGCTTCAAGACAATTGAACAAACTGTACcataacagacaacaacaaacatggtgtctcagtaaaatgaagttactaAGCTAGTGCAGTGTATCATAAGAATTTATCTTCTCCAtgatgtcaaacattgattgttgcatTCAATGCGTTATGTATCCTTCtcctttctgtagtatttagcattgatttgcatgttcattcatagtgtaagtttactacataattgatgtcatcaaagttacaactgtgtcatattaaataagtaaatgattgaaatattggtttcactacatacttgattgtacactatttggctttccatgatagcaatatctgatctttttaattactgtagcttgttcagtcataccagtagttctaatgtgacattgatcttgggttatttattttggtacagaataacttgtctttattttgtattgtgtgagatcaatttaacataacatatattgtgatgtCATGGAGTGTTGAAGAGGTACTCTAACTTACAGCTAGTAGTGATAAAACAGCTTCATTAAGTGCTCTCATGATAACCCCAGTCGGGcccagtggcagatggagatagtggcagatggagatgtttgaaatgcaggggacattatagggtcttttgaagttttggcaaaagttcttttgcatgtaaagctgctatacttatcatggagaagttccacaatggaggcatggcgtctcctagccttatttgggtatatgtccttgcattccgtatttggaacactgccctactattgtttgtattgcttattctaaagttaggtaagtcagtattgtaacatgtttttatttttaacacattgattgcatctgtacagttcttacattgagttcaactatatacaat is from Apostichopus japonicus isolate 1M-3 chromosome 16, ASM3797524v1, whole genome shotgun sequence and encodes:
- the LOC139982714 gene encoding serine/threonine-protein kinase Nek3-like isoform X4, with amino-acid sequence MKELEKVQTKAKFEKDKKFQILLTLKHDNVVSYSDFFPDVSAKLYIVMEYCELGDLTKVLTSGDPRVPIEKFTAGVMRQLCYGIEYIHGKNLVHGNIKPENIFIKGDGVIKIGDIRLSGMLGHGKPGYISPECAEGHRNTSSSDMWAVGRVLFDLCTLGTVKWDEKCLQLRPDSSAKLTTFYSRLLASGSGSRLTAAEAHTYLRKMSITRRATGGIYIQEPAGGNSIVSRPAGGNSIVSTIITSLGLAAFQIGDDDDDDDDDDDEDRVEVRAFRR